From Microtus pennsylvanicus isolate mMicPen1 chromosome 10, mMicPen1.hap1, whole genome shotgun sequence, one genomic window encodes:
- the Tagln2 gene encoding transgelin-2, with amino-acid sequence MANRGPSYGLSREVQQKIEKQYDADLEQILIQWITTQCRKDVGRPQPGRENFQNWLKDGTVLCELINSLYPEGQAPVKKIQASTMAFKQMEQISQFLQAAERYGINTTDIFQTVDLWEGKNMACVQRTLMNLGGLAVARDDGLFSGDPNWFPKKSKENPRNFSDNQLQEGKNVIGLQMGTNRGASQAGMTGYGMPRQIL; translated from the exons ATGGCGAACCGGGGACCTTCCTACGGCCTGAGCCGAGAGGTGCAGCAGAAGATTGAGAAGCAGTACGATGCGGACCTGGAGCAGATCCTGATCCAGTGGATTACCACTCAGTGCCGCAAGGATGTGGGCCGGCCCCAGCCTGGGCGTGAGAACTTCCAGAACTGGCTCAAGGATGGCACG GTGCTGTGTGAGCTCATTAACTCACTATACCCTGAGGGGCAGGCTCCTGTAAAGAAGATCCAGGCCTCCACCATGGCCTTCAAGCAGATGGAGCAGATCTCTCAGTTCCTGCAGGCCGCTGAGCGCTATGGCATTAACACCACTGACATCTTCCAAACCGTGGATCTCTGGGAAG GAAAGAACATGGCTTGTGTGCAGCGGACACTAATGAACCTGGGTGGGCTGGCGGTAGCCAGGGATGATGGACTCTTCTCTGGGGATCCCAACTGGTTTCCTAA GAAATCCAAGGAGAACCCCCGGAACTTCTCGGACAACCAGTTGCAAGAGGGCAAGAATGTGATTGGACTGCAGATGGGTACCAATCGTGGAGCCTCGCAGGCAGGCATGACCGGCTATGGGATGCCACGCCAGATCCTCTGA